In one window of Mytilus trossulus isolate FHL-02 chromosome 7, PNRI_Mtr1.1.1.hap1, whole genome shotgun sequence DNA:
- the LOC134726732 gene encoding E3 ubiquitin-protein ligase RNF216-like, with protein sequence MGLDTETCRYCKEDWTEHFGKRCEEIEKKDEVKLRLQFEEKMTEAKIRTCHKCKAKFTKSDGCNKMTCRCGAKMCYICRQPNIDYDHFCRHFRDPNKGKNCTECTSCSLWSNPEQDDERAVSEIRKEAEEVRKTMGYNDDKLIGAPDEPPSKKPRMVPPGNPRAQVV encoded by the exons ATGGGGCTGGACACA GAAACGTGTCGTTATTGTAAAGAAGATTGGACAGAACATTTTGGTAAAAGATGTGAGGAAATAGAGAAGAAAGATGAAGTTAAACTCAGGCTGCAATT TGAAGAGAAAATGACTGAAGCCAAGATAAGAACATGTCATAAATGTAAAGCAAAGTTCACTAAATCAGATGGCTGCAATAAAATGACCTGTCGATGTGGAGcaaaaatgtgttatatttgtAGGCAGCCAAAT ATTGATTATGATCATTTCTGTCGTCACTTTAGAGATCCAAACAAAGGCAAAAATTGTACTGAATGTACATCATGTTCTTTGTGGTCAAATCCTGAG CAAGATGACGAAAGAGCTGTATCAGAAATAAGAAAAGAAGCTGAAGAAGTCAGGAAAACTATGG GATATAATGATGACAAGTTGATCGGTGCTCCAGATGAACCTCCCAGTAAAAAACCCAGAATGGTGCCTCCTGGAAACCCTCGTGCTCAAGTTGTGTAA